One Clostridium sp. CM027 genomic window carries:
- a CDS encoding DUF1667 domain-containing protein, with translation MNREMTCIVCPNGCELTLELEENIIKNVTGASCKKGIAYATQEIQNPKRTISSLVKVNNGEMPLVSVRTTTSIPKNRIFDVMKEIKNIEADAPIEIEQVIINNVLGLGVDIIATKSICKK, from the coding sequence ATGAATAGAGAAATGACATGTATAGTTTGTCCTAATGGTTGTGAATTAACTTTAGAACTAGAAGAAAACATTATCAAAAATGTAACTGGAGCTTCCTGTAAAAAAGGAATAGCATATGCAACGCAAGAAATACAAAATCCTAAGAGAACTATTTCATCATTAGTTAAAGTAAATAATGGAGAAATGCCACTGGTTAGTGTAAGGACAACAACATCTATTCCTAAAAACAGGATATTTGATGTTATGAAAGAAATTAAGAATATAGAAGCTGATGCACCTATAGAAATTGAACAAGTGATTATTAACAATGTGTTGGGTCTTGGCGTAGATATTATTGCTACAAAGTCTATATGTAAGAAATAA
- a CDS encoding NAD(P)/FAD-dependent oxidoreductase yields MDVIQKEAVIIGGGPAGLAAALKLKEEGIEDVLILEREEKLGGILKQCIHDGFGLQRFKQALSGPEYAARFVEQVKKANIELQTGATVINITNNKEVISVTREGLKKYKAKVVVLTMGCRERTRGAISIPGTRPAGVFTAGVVQSYMNLKNIMVGKRIVILGSGDIGLIMARRLTLEGAKVLAVIEKLPYPSGLPRNIEQCLNDYNIPLYLGHTVTNIKGKERLQAVTVSELDKNGQIISGTEIEYQCDTLILSVGLIPENELSLKAGVKIDERTKGPIVDENLQTNVEGIYAAGNVLHVHDLVDFVSDEGENLAKAAAKYIRNEKQNESHILITTDKTINNVVPQKISGKQDVEVTLRVSRPSRDGVIEIVQGEKVIKTRNFKKLNPAEMIRLTLKKEDIISEENIKVVVSQ; encoded by the coding sequence ATGGACGTAATTCAAAAGGAAGCAGTTATAATTGGTGGTGGCCCAGCTGGACTTGCAGCAGCTCTAAAACTAAAAGAAGAAGGTATAGAAGATGTTTTAATATTAGAAAGAGAAGAAAAGCTTGGTGGAATATTAAAACAATGTATTCATGATGGTTTTGGTTTACAAAGATTTAAGCAGGCGCTTAGCGGTCCTGAATATGCGGCTAGATTTGTAGAACAGGTAAAAAAAGCGAATATTGAATTACAAACAGGAGCGACTGTAATAAATATTACAAATAACAAGGAGGTTATATCAGTTACAAGGGAAGGGCTAAAAAAATATAAAGCTAAAGTAGTGGTGCTCACCATGGGGTGTAGAGAAAGAACAAGAGGAGCAATAAGCATACCTGGGACAAGACCTGCAGGTGTATTTACTGCTGGAGTAGTTCAAAGCTATATGAACCTAAAAAATATTATGGTTGGAAAAAGAATTGTTATACTAGGTTCTGGAGATATCGGACTTATAATGGCAAGGAGACTCACACTAGAAGGAGCAAAAGTATTGGCTGTAATAGAAAAACTACCTTATCCTAGTGGATTGCCAAGAAATATAGAACAATGTTTAAATGACTATAATATTCCCTTATATTTAGGTCATACGGTAACAAACATCAAAGGAAAAGAAAGATTGCAAGCAGTAACAGTGAGTGAATTAGATAAGAATGGACAAATTATTTCAGGCACAGAAATAGAATATCAATGTGATACATTAATACTATCTGTTGGTCTTATTCCTGAAAATGAGTTATCTCTTAAAGCTGGAGTGAAAATTGATGAACGAACTAAAGGACCTATTGTGGACGAAAATTTACAAACTAACGTAGAAGGAATTTATGCAGCTGGCAATGTGCTTCATGTGCATGATTTAGTGGATTTTGTATCTGATGAAGGAGAAAATCTTGCTAAGGCAGCAGCAAAATATATAAGAAATGAAAAACAAAATGAAAGTCATATTTTAATAACAACAGATAAAACTATTAATAATGTAGTTCCACAAAAAATAAGTGGGAAGCAAGATGTAGAGGTAACTTTAAGGGTTAGTAGGCCTTCAAGAGATGGAGTTATAGAAATTGTGCAGGGCGAAAAAGTGATTAAAACAAGGAACTTTAAAAAATTGAATCCTGCAGAAATGATACGCTTAACATTAAAAAAAGAGGATATTATTAGTGAAGAAAACATTAAGGTGGTGGTATCACAATGA
- a CDS encoding NAD(P)/FAD-dependent oxidoreductase — MKKQQYDVIVIGSGVVGSAIARELSKYEINIGVLEKELDVVCETSGRNSGVLHAGFNSKPGTLMAKFCVQGCLGFDKVAKELDIPFKRTGKLVIGFSEEDMEGLKDLKALGEKNGVPGLEIVGREKIKELAPNVEGTAALYSPMTGVLDPFIYTIALAENACQNGVDFYLGREVINIEKKESCYKITTKNGETYYSRWVINSAGLNSDKIAGLVGVTDYTIYPCRGEYFILDQSIGKFLEIPAYPVPNKKEGGLGVHLTPSIHGNIFIGPSAQYIDENDNYSSTEDVMDMLIKEGTKILPQIKREHFIRNFTGIRPKLVSKEKGGYADFVIEERKEIPNVINLIGIESPGLTSAVPIAEYVVEKIKNKEDLKENKKFNPIRNAVVKFIEQSEEKQDALIKENSDYGEIICRCENVTKAEIIQAIRNPLGVDTLTGIKYRTRSMMGRCQGGYCQTRIAEIIMKEKNKKVAEITYLRENGKMFSGEVRQWT; from the coding sequence TTGAAAAAGCAGCAATATGATGTAATCGTTATCGGATCAGGAGTAGTTGGTAGTGCAATTGCAAGGGAACTTTCAAAATATGAAATTAATATAGGTGTATTAGAGAAAGAACTAGATGTAGTATGTGAGACAAGTGGTAGGAATAGTGGAGTGCTTCATGCAGGATTTAACAGCAAACCTGGAACACTTATGGCAAAATTTTGTGTACAAGGATGCTTAGGATTTGATAAAGTTGCAAAAGAATTAGATATACCCTTTAAAAGAACGGGGAAACTTGTAATAGGCTTTAGTGAAGAAGATATGGAAGGATTAAAAGATTTAAAAGCACTAGGAGAAAAAAATGGAGTTCCAGGTCTTGAAATTGTAGGCCGTGAAAAAATTAAAGAATTAGCACCTAATGTAGAAGGGACAGCAGCTTTATATTCTCCAATGACAGGTGTATTGGATCCATTTATATATACAATTGCATTAGCAGAAAATGCTTGCCAAAATGGTGTGGATTTTTATTTAGGTAGAGAAGTAATTAACATTGAAAAAAAAGAAAGTTGTTATAAAATTACTACAAAAAATGGAGAAACTTATTATAGTAGATGGGTAATTAATAGTGCTGGATTAAATTCTGATAAAATAGCAGGTCTGGTTGGTGTTACAGATTATACAATATATCCATGTAGAGGAGAATATTTTATTCTTGATCAAAGCATAGGCAAGTTTCTTGAAATTCCAGCCTATCCAGTTCCTAATAAGAAAGAGGGAGGTCTTGGTGTACATCTTACGCCTTCAATTCATGGCAATATATTTATCGGACCAAGTGCTCAGTATATAGATGAAAATGATAACTATTCATCAACTGAGGATGTTATGGACATGCTTATAAAAGAAGGCACAAAAATATTGCCTCAAATTAAAAGAGAACATTTTATTAGAAATTTCACAGGCATTAGACCAAAGCTTGTTAGTAAAGAAAAAGGTGGATATGCAGATTTTGTAATAGAAGAAAGAAAGGAAATCCCTAATGTAATTAACTTAATTGGAATTGAATCGCCAGGACTCACTTCAGCAGTCCCAATTGCAGAATATGTAGTAGAAAAAATTAAGAACAAGGAAGATTTAAAAGAAAATAAAAAATTCAATCCTATAAGAAATGCAGTAGTAAAGTTTATAGAACAATCTGAAGAAAAACAAGACGCACTTATAAAAGAAAATTCAGATTATGGAGAAATTATTTGTAGATGTGAGAACGTCACAAAAGCAGAAATTATACAAGCAATAAGAAATCCATTAGGAGTAGATACATTAACAGGCATTAAATATAGAACAAGATCTATGATGGGAAGATGCCAAGGTGGATATTGTCAAACTAGAATTGCAGAAATAATTATGAAAGAAAAAAATAAAAAAGTAGCTGAAATAACTTATTTAAGAGAAAATGGAAAAATGTTTTCTGGGGAGGTAAGACAATGGACGTAA
- the thrC gene encoding threonine synthase — MKQIYYKSTRGNEKEVKSAEAIARGLSEDGGLFVPTSIPKLTIGLAELCHMNYKELAFTIMKEFLTDYDEKDLLEAIDMAYDEKFDVSAIAPISKNGGLYFLELYHGPTLAFKDMALSILPYLLKNAVKKLNIDKEMVILTATSGDTGKAALEGFANVEGTKIIVFFPQEGVSEIQKRQMLTQSGDNTFVIGIDGNFDDAQNGVKQMLTDEGLLKRLEENNKMFSSANSINIGRLIPQVVYYFYAYAQLCNMGDIKIGEEINFCVPTGNFGDILAGYYAKKMGLPIKKLICASNENKVLFDFINTGTYDRVRDFVITMSPSMDILISSNLERLLYAISGEDSSKIKDLMNKLKKDGKYEIDDDMKKGLKDFFGGYASEEDTAKAITEVYKTTNYVIDTHTAVSYAVYQKYLKESKDRAKTVIVSTASPYKFTPDVMKSIDAKYTGLNDFELIVELSKITKVDIPVGIKDLETRPVLHKTKCAKNEMQIQLEKILKI; from the coding sequence ATGAAACAAATATATTATAAGAGTACTCGCGGAAATGAAAAAGAAGTAAAATCCGCAGAAGCTATTGCAAGAGGACTAAGCGAGGATGGGGGACTTTTTGTACCAACATCAATACCAAAGTTAACTATAGGACTTGCCGAATTATGTCATATGAATTATAAAGAATTAGCATTTACTATAATGAAAGAATTTTTAACTGATTACGATGAAAAGGATTTATTAGAGGCTATAGATATGGCTTATGATGAAAAGTTTGATGTGTCAGCTATTGCGCCGATTTCAAAGAATGGTGGATTATATTTTTTAGAATTATACCATGGACCAACTTTAGCATTTAAGGATATGGCTTTATCAATATTACCTTATCTTTTAAAAAATGCAGTAAAGAAGTTAAACATTGATAAAGAAATGGTTATTCTTACGGCCACATCTGGTGATACAGGCAAAGCAGCACTAGAAGGTTTTGCAAATGTAGAAGGCACAAAGATAATAGTCTTTTTCCCACAGGAAGGTGTTAGTGAGATTCAAAAAAGGCAGATGTTAACGCAATCTGGGGATAATACTTTTGTAATAGGAATTGATGGAAACTTTGATGATGCACAAAATGGAGTTAAACAGATGCTTACAGATGAGGGCCTTCTCAAGAGATTAGAAGAAAATAATAAAATGTTCTCATCAGCTAATTCAATAAATATTGGAAGACTAATACCACAGGTTGTATATTATTTCTATGCATATGCTCAGCTTTGTAATATGGGAGACATAAAAATAGGGGAAGAGATAAATTTCTGTGTTCCTACTGGTAATTTTGGCGATATATTGGCAGGATACTATGCAAAGAAAATGGGATTACCAATTAAAAAGCTAATTTGTGCTTCAAATGAAAATAAAGTATTATTTGATTTTATAAATACAGGCACATATGATAGGGTAAGGGATTTTGTAATTACTATGTCTCCTTCAATGGATATATTGATTTCAAGTAACCTTGAAAGACTTTTATATGCTATAAGTGGGGAAGATTCAAGTAAGATAAAAGACCTTATGAATAAGCTTAAAAAAGATGGTAAATATGAGATTGATGATGATATGAAAAAAGGGCTAAAGGATTTCTTTGGAGGCTATGCAAGTGAGGAGGATACGGCAAAGGCAATAACTGAGGTTTATAAAACTACTAATTATGTAATTGATACACATACTGCAGTTTCCTATGCGGTTTATCAAAAATATTTAAAAGAATCAAAGGATAGAGCCAAGACAGTTATTGTGTCGACGGCAAGCCCATATAAATTTACGCCAGATGTTATGAAATCAATAGATGCAAAATACACAGGGCTAAATGACTTTGAATTAATAGTGGAACTTAGTAAAATAACAAAGGTCGATATTCCAGTAGGGATAAAAGATTTAGAAACAAGACCAGTACTTCATAAAACTAAATGCGCAAAGAATGAGATGCAAATACAGCTTGAAAAGATTCTTAAAATATAG
- a CDS encoding cofactor-independent phosphoglycerate mutase gives MKYIVVLGDGMADYPVKELNDKTPLQYANTPTIDYMAKHGTQGLAKTVPEGMPAGSDTANMAVLGYDPFVYYSGRSPFEAASMGVQMLDTDVTFRCNLVTVSDDQPYEEKTMIDHSSDEITTQEAGILIKELSEYLNAEAIKFYPGIGYRHLMIWDNGPYSWKLTPPHDILDKKVKDYMPKGLGSEIFEEMMKKSFEFLSGHDINKKRVARGLKPANSIWIWGEGKKPLLSSFYKKYNLKGSVISAVDLIKGIGMCAGMDIIDVEGATGNINTNFKGKAEAALGEMAKGNDFVYIHVEAPDECGHRCEIENKYKAIEYIDNQIVKVIKDEMDRTGEDYKMIILPDHLTPLVLRTHTGEPVPFLIYESNKEKDNLNGSYNEFAAKETGLYFPEGYKLMDYFIKGSI, from the coding sequence ATGAAATATATTGTAGTACTAGGAGATGGAATGGCAGATTATCCTGTGAAGGAGCTTAACGACAAAACACCTCTTCAATACGCTAATACGCCTACTATAGATTATATGGCAAAGCACGGCACTCAAGGATTAGCTAAAACTGTGCCAGAGGGTATGCCGGCAGGCAGCGATACAGCAAACATGGCTGTTTTGGGATATGATCCATTTGTGTACTATAGTGGACGTTCACCATTTGAAGCAGCAAGCATGGGAGTCCAAATGTTAGATACAGATGTAACATTTAGATGTAATTTGGTAACGGTATCTGACGACCAGCCCTATGAGGAAAAAACTATGATTGACCATAGTTCTGATGAAATTACAACGCAAGAGGCAGGAATATTAATAAAAGAATTAAGTGAGTATTTAAACGCTGAGGCAATAAAGTTTTATCCAGGTATTGGCTATAGGCATCTTATGATATGGGATAACGGACCATACTCTTGGAAACTTACACCACCACATGACATTCTAGATAAAAAGGTAAAGGATTATATGCCTAAAGGACTTGGTAGTGAAATATTTGAAGAAATGATGAAAAAAAGTTTCGAATTTTTATCAGGGCATGATATAAATAAAAAGAGAGTAGCAAGGGGACTAAAGCCAGCTAATTCAATATGGATCTGGGGTGAAGGAAAGAAACCGCTCTTATCTAGCTTTTATAAAAAATATAATTTAAAAGGCTCAGTAATTTCTGCTGTTGATTTAATAAAAGGAATAGGAATGTGTGCAGGGATGGACATTATTGATGTAGAAGGGGCTACTGGAAATATTAATACTAATTTTAAAGGTAAAGCAGAGGCCGCTCTAGGCGAAATGGCAAAGGGGAATGATTTTGTTTATATTCATGTTGAAGCTCCAGATGAATGTGGACATAGATGTGAAATAGAAAATAAATATAAAGCCATAGAGTATATAGACAATCAAATAGTAAAGGTTATAAAAGATGAAATGGATAGAACTGGTGAAGATTATAAAATGATAATACTCCCAGATCATCTTACACCACTTGTACTTAGGACTCATACAGGAGAGCCGGTTCCGTTTTTAATATATGAAAGTAATAAAGAAAAGGACAACCTAAATGGCTCTTATAATGAATTCGCGGCTAAAGAGACAGGACTATATTTTCCGGAAGGATATAAGTTAATGGATTACTTTATAAAAGGTAGTATATAG
- a CDS encoding vitamin B12 dependent-methionine synthase activation domain-containing protein gives MVIDKQEVLRYLGYKNQIINKSIIDLVDECCGEIIDICKENFVYEIFDIERKNDQIFLLGSTLVLKDADIINLLVNSRKCVVMAATLGINVDSRISYYSRFNITKGLIMDACATTAIETLCNELQDEIMKNALIDNLHITTRYSPGYGDFSINNGSEILNVLDAYKKIGLSITENSIMIPRKSVTALIGLSEVASLKSIDKLQKCKICKNKNCEFRKDGRYCV, from the coding sequence ATGGTAATTGATAAACAAGAAGTATTAAGATATTTGGGCTATAAAAATCAAATTATTAATAAGAGTATAATTGATTTAGTTGATGAATGTTGCGGTGAGATTATTGACATATGTAAAGAAAATTTTGTATATGAAATTTTTGATATTGAAAGAAAAAATGATCAGATTTTCCTCTTGGGTAGTACGTTAGTTTTAAAAGATGCAGATATAATAAATCTCCTAGTAAATTCAAGAAAATGTGTGGTTATGGCCGCAACATTAGGGATAAATGTGGATAGTAGAATATCTTACTATTCAAGATTTAATATTACAAAGGGTTTAATTATGGACGCCTGTGCAACCACCGCAATAGAAACCTTATGTAATGAGTTGCAAGATGAGATTATGAAAAATGCCTTAATAGATAATTTGCATATTACAACTAGATACAGCCCTGGATATGGAGACTTCTCTATTAATAATGGGTCAGAAATATTAAATGTTTTAGATGCTTATAAAAAAATAGGACTATCTATTACTGAAAATAGTATCATGATACCAAGAAAATCGGTAACAGCACTTATAGGTCTTAGTGAAGTTGCAAGTTTAAAATCAATTGATAAATTACAAAAATGTAAAATTTGTAAAAATAAAAATTGTGAATTCAGAAAGGATGGTAGATATTGTGTGTAG